Proteins from a single region of Anser cygnoides isolate HZ-2024a breed goose chromosome 18, Taihu_goose_T2T_genome, whole genome shotgun sequence:
- the LOC106041043 gene encoding 1-acyl-sn-glycerol-3-phosphate acyltransferase alpha-like: MELLLLRYPFTFLLIAFLILYQMNPAFRFFCKMCFYKLWVFTISLLVITASIPRGRNCENMKFLSMSFLPLKYIFGIKIVVKGKENLRTKKPFVLVLNHQTSLDIMVMMEILPSRCVAIAKKEILYMGTFGLACWLAGLIFIDRKKREESITTLTEVAHSMHKDNFRVLIFPEGTRNHNGSMLPFKRGAFQLAVKAQVPIIPVVISSYSDFYSQKEKRFTPGKITIQILPEVETLGLGPEDVPKLTEQVRDSMITTYQWISGMTNGASH, from the exons ATGGAGCTACTGCTTCTTCGCTACCCGTTTACTTTTCTGCTCATTGCATTTCTAATTCTTTACCAGATGAATCCTGCATTCAGATTCTTTTGCAAGATGTGCTTCTATAAGCTGTGGGTCTTCACCATAAGCCTTCTGGTTATTACCGCCAGTATTCCTCGTGGACGTAACTGTGAAAACATGAA GTTTCTCAGCATGTCATTTCTGCCACTCAAATACATCTTTGGTATCAAGATAGTGGTGAAGGGCAAGGAGAACCTCAGAACCAAGAAGCCTTTTGTACTAGTGTTGAATCACCAGACCTCCCTTGACATTATGG TGATGATGGAGATACTGCCAAGTCGCTGTGTGGCCATTGCAAAGAAGGAAATACTATACATGGGCACTTTTGGCCTAGCATGCTGGCTTGCGGGACTCATTTTCATTGACCGCAAGAAGAGGGAAGAGTCTATCACTACCTTGACAGAGGTGGCACACTCCATGCACAAAGACAAT TTCCGCGTCTTGATCTTCCCTGAGGGAACTCGCAATCATAATGGCTCCATGTTGCCCTTCAAACGTGGGGCCTTCCAGCTGGCTGTGAAAGCCCAG GTCCCCATTATTCCTGTGGTGATCTCGTCCTACAGCGACTTCTACAGccagaaagagaagagattCACACCAG GGAAAATCACCATCCAGATCCTGCCAGAAGTCGAGACTCTTGGTCTAGGCCCAGAAGATGTTCCCAAGCTCACCGAGCAGGTCCGTGATTCCATGATCACCACCTACCAGTGGATATCAGGAATGACGAATGGGGCTTCCCATTAG